One segment of Streptomyces sp. TG1A-8 DNA contains the following:
- a CDS encoding YIP1 family protein, with protein MSQVGRKAGSGWPGPAHDPAGPGTFDDVAGFRIGRGDRDNRTPQGQQAPQGPSYGHGHGPAQGRGHGHGQGQPARPPYGHGQQGTPSYGQQGPSYGYPPAPQPPYGQGPAYGRPGPADDGPEYFGDGGHPDRAGTPDPYAANNPGHTQAFSIDEASGYTQGATYHAGTAPAGPPLHWKELLRGVLLSPDQTFLRMRDYTMWTPALIVTFLYGLLAVFGFDGARADAISATLSNAVPIVLVTAVVMVLGLFVLGVVTHTLARQLGGDGAWQPTVGLSMLITSLTDAPRLVFAMFFGGDAGFVQILGWATWIGAGALLTLMVARSHDLPWPKALGASAIQLAALLSIVKLGTF; from the coding sequence ATGTCACAGGTCGGCCGCAAAGCCGGGTCCGGGTGGCCGGGCCCGGCACATGACCCGGCGGGACCAGGTACGTTCGATGACGTGGCTGGATTCAGGATCGGACGCGGGGACCGGGACAACCGCACCCCCCAAGGACAGCAGGCGCCGCAGGGACCGTCGTACGGACACGGACACGGGCCCGCCCAGGGACGTGGTCACGGTCACGGCCAGGGGCAGCCCGCGCGGCCGCCGTACGGGCACGGACAGCAGGGCACGCCGTCGTACGGACAGCAGGGTCCGTCCTACGGCTACCCGCCGGCGCCGCAGCCGCCGTACGGGCAGGGACCGGCGTACGGCCGCCCCGGCCCGGCCGACGACGGACCCGAGTACTTCGGCGACGGCGGCCACCCGGACCGGGCCGGCACACCGGACCCGTACGCGGCCAACAACCCGGGCCACACCCAGGCCTTCTCGATCGACGAGGCCTCCGGCTACACCCAGGGCGCGACCTACCACGCCGGCACGGCCCCGGCCGGCCCGCCCCTGCACTGGAAGGAGCTGCTGCGGGGAGTCCTCCTCTCCCCCGACCAGACCTTCCTGCGCATGCGGGACTACACGATGTGGACCCCGGCGCTCATCGTCACCTTCCTGTACGGCCTGCTCGCCGTCTTCGGCTTCGACGGCGCCCGCGCGGACGCGATCAGCGCCACCCTCTCCAACGCGGTGCCGATCGTCCTGGTGACCGCGGTCGTGATGGTGCTGGGCCTGTTCGTCCTGGGCGTGGTCACGCACACGCTGGCCCGCCAGCTCGGCGGCGACGGCGCCTGGCAGCCCACCGTCGGCCTGTCCATGCTGATCACGTCCCTCACGGACGCACCCCGCCTGGTCTTCGCCATGTTCTTCGGCGGCGACGCCGGCTTCGTGCAGATCCTGGGCTGGGCCACCTGGATCGGCGCCGGCGCCCTGCTCACCCTGATGGTCGCCCGCTCCCACGACCTGCCCTGGCCGAAGGCGCTGGGCGCGTCGGCGATCCAGCTGGCCGCGCTGCTGTCGATCGTGAAGCTGGGCACGTTCTAG
- a CDS encoding phosphoribosyltransferase: MSGDVRENLTYERFGTAVRELAQTIADDGYEPDVVLSIARGGVFVAGGLAYALDCKNIHLVNVEFYTGVGTTLEMPVMLAPVPNRIDFSDKKVLITDDVADTGKTLKLVRDFCLDAVAEVRSAVIYEKSHSLVKCEYVWKRTEDWINFPWSVLPPVVRRAGQVLDA, translated from the coding sequence ATGAGCGGTGACGTGCGGGAGAACCTGACCTACGAGCGGTTCGGCACCGCCGTCCGCGAGCTGGCGCAGACCATCGCCGACGACGGGTACGAGCCGGACGTCGTGTTGAGCATCGCCCGCGGCGGGGTGTTCGTCGCCGGCGGGCTCGCCTACGCCCTGGACTGCAAGAATATCCACCTGGTGAACGTCGAGTTCTACACCGGGGTGGGCACCACCCTGGAGATGCCGGTCATGCTGGCGCCCGTGCCCAACCGCATCGACTTCTCCGACAAGAAGGTGCTCATCACCGACGACGTCGCCGACACCGGCAAGACGCTCAAGCTGGTGCGCGACTTCTGCCTCGACGCGGTCGCCGAGGTGCGCTCCGCCGTGATCTACGAGAAGTCCCACTCGCTCGTGAAGTGCGAGTACGTGTGGAAGCGGACCGAGGACTGGATCAACTTCCCGTGGAGTGTCCTGCCTCCCGTGGTGAGGCGGGCCGGGCAGGTCCTCGACGCCTGA
- the dcd gene encoding dCTP deaminase has product MLLSDKDIRAEIDAGRVRIDPYDESMVQPSSIDVRLDRYFRVFENHRYPHIDPSVEQADLTRLVEPEGDEPFILHPGEFVLASTYEVITLPDDLASRLEGKSSLGRLGLVTHSTAGFIDPGFSGHVTLELSNLATLPIKLWPGMKIGQLCMFRLSSPAESPYGSERYGSRYQGQRGPTASRSFLNFHRTQV; this is encoded by the coding sequence GTGCTTCTCTCAGACAAGGACATCCGGGCCGAGATCGACGCCGGGCGGGTACGGATCGATCCCTACGACGAATCCATGGTGCAGCCGTCGAGCATCGACGTACGGCTGGACCGGTACTTCCGGGTGTTCGAGAACCACCGGTACCCGCACATCGACCCCTCGGTCGAGCAGGCCGACCTGACGCGGCTGGTGGAGCCCGAGGGCGACGAGCCGTTCATCCTGCACCCCGGGGAGTTCGTGCTGGCGTCGACGTACGAGGTCATCACGCTGCCCGACGACCTCGCCTCGCGGCTGGAGGGGAAGAGCTCGCTGGGACGGCTCGGGCTCGTCACGCACTCCACCGCCGGGTTCATCGACCCGGGGTTCAGCGGACACGTCACCCTCGAACTGTCCAACCTCGCCACCCTCCCCATCAAGCTCTGGCCCGGCATGAAGATCGGCCAGCTGTGCATGTTCCGGCTCAGCTCGCCCGCCGAGTCCCCGTACGGCAGCGAGCGCTACGGCTCCCGGTACCAGGGGCAGCGCGGGCCCACGGCCTCGCGATCCTTCCTGAACTTCCACCGGACCCAGGTGTGA
- a CDS encoding excisionase family DNA-binding protein, whose translation MNDRYLSVDQVAELLGTSVRFPRRLIEERRIRYVKVGRHVRIPESAVREFIDSHTVQPLRRSRARYGRAA comes from the coding sequence ATGAACGACCGCTACCTGTCCGTCGACCAGGTCGCCGAGTTGCTCGGCACCTCCGTCCGGTTCCCTCGGCGGCTCATCGAGGAACGACGCATCCGGTACGTGAAGGTCGGCCGTCATGTACGCATCCCGGAGAGCGCGGTGCGGGAGTTCATCGACTCGCACACGGTGCAACCGCTGAGGCGTTCCCGTGCCCGCTACGGGAGGGCTGCCTGA
- a CDS encoding replication initiator produces the protein MHAPAPTGAIRHLTALARYGDLGAYARQVQRLGGCERPVRMEGHRLDVHAATGEIVREIIDRDLPAGQLLIRCNNRRATRCAACAEVYRKDTFHLVTAGLSGGKGIGPAVAQHPRVFATFTAPSFGPVHNRPAGGRCRCGRSHPDDDPALGTPLDPDRYDYRAAVLWNAHAGALWGRFTTYLRQQLASRAGIGRSALRHCLKVSYAKVAEYQRRGAVHFHAVIRLDGPDGAEDTPPAWATTELLTDAIRSAARLAETPGPVLDGRPYSFRFGTQLDIRPIRSADFAGTSELSSRAVAAYIAKYATKGAETAGTLDRRIRNPITDLIGSGVTDHARRMILTCWHLGALPELEDLRLRKWAHMLGFRGHFSTKSRAYSVTLGALRQERADHNEALTRERAAQAGHPLPDPDTVLVLSHWRFAGTGLTAAETWLAATREPVSGTEGVPAT, from the coding sequence ATGCACGCCCCGGCTCCGACTGGAGCCATCCGCCACCTGACCGCGCTCGCCCGGTACGGCGACCTGGGCGCCTACGCCCGGCAGGTCCAGCGTCTCGGCGGCTGCGAGCGGCCCGTACGGATGGAGGGCCACCGGCTCGACGTTCACGCCGCCACGGGTGAGATCGTCCGGGAAATCATCGACCGCGACCTTCCGGCCGGACAGCTCCTCATTCGCTGCAACAACCGTCGGGCCACCCGGTGCGCCGCCTGCGCCGAGGTGTACCGCAAGGACACCTTCCACCTCGTCACGGCCGGGCTGAGCGGCGGCAAGGGCATCGGCCCGGCCGTCGCCCAGCACCCCCGCGTCTTCGCCACCTTCACCGCCCCCTCGTTCGGGCCCGTTCACAACCGCCCCGCCGGCGGCCGGTGCCGTTGCGGACGCTCCCACCCGGACGACGACCCCGCCCTCGGCACACCCCTCGACCCGGACCGCTACGACTACCGCGCCGCCGTCCTGTGGAACGCGCACGCCGGGGCACTGTGGGGCCGCTTCACCACCTACCTGCGCCAGCAGCTCGCCTCCCGCGCGGGCATCGGCCGCTCCGCACTGCGCCACTGCCTCAAGGTCTCCTACGCCAAGGTCGCCGAGTACCAGCGGCGCGGGGCCGTCCACTTCCACGCCGTCATCCGCCTCGACGGCCCGGACGGCGCAGAAGACACCCCACCGGCCTGGGCCACCACCGAACTCCTCACCGACGCGATCCGCTCGGCGGCCCGCCTCGCCGAGACACCCGGACCCGTGCTCGACGGCCGCCCGTACTCCTTCCGCTTCGGCACGCAGCTCGACATCCGCCCCATCCGCTCCGCCGACTTCGCGGGCACCTCGGAGCTGTCCAGCCGGGCCGTTGCCGCGTACATCGCCAAGTACGCCACTAAGGGCGCCGAGACCGCAGGCACCCTGGACCGGCGCATCCGCAACCCGATCACCGACCTGATCGGCTCGGGCGTCACCGACCACGCCCGGCGGATGATCCTCACCTGCTGGCACCTCGGGGCGCTGCCGGAACTCGAAGACCTGCGCCTGCGCAAGTGGGCCCACATGCTCGGCTTCCGCGGCCACTTCTCCACCAAGTCCCGCGCCTATTCCGTCACCCTCGGCGCCCTCCGCCAGGAACGCGCCGACCACAACGAAGCCCTCACCCGCGAACGCGCGGCCCAGGCCGGCCACCCACTGCCCGACCCGGACACCGTCCTCGTCCTCTCGCACTGGCGCTTCGCCGGCACCGGCCTCACCGCCGCAGAAACCTGGCTGGCCGCCACTCGTGAACCCGTCTCCGGGACGGAAGGAGTTCCCGCCACATGA
- a CDS encoding SpdD-like protein: MFQPKIPTMPQPTGLLTPPAVIQPTAVAPAPAQQPAFVASAAVAPSRPAVQLTPKTALAFIGGGTAVVLVVGVVLVSMLLAVAVTAVSVAVCAVVMRSVLLGRR; the protein is encoded by the coding sequence ATGTTCCAGCCGAAGATCCCGACCATGCCCCAGCCGACCGGCCTGCTCACCCCGCCCGCCGTCATCCAGCCGACCGCCGTCGCCCCGGCACCGGCCCAGCAGCCGGCCTTCGTCGCCTCTGCGGCTGTGGCGCCGTCCCGTCCGGCCGTCCAGCTCACCCCTAAGACCGCGCTCGCCTTCATCGGTGGCGGCACCGCCGTCGTCCTGGTCGTCGGCGTCGTCCTCGTCTCGATGCTCCTCGCCGTTGCCGTTACGGCCGTGTCCGTCGCCGTGTGCGCCGTCGTCATGCGCTCCGTCCTCCTCGGCCGCCGCTGA
- a CDS encoding mobile element transfer protein — protein sequence MHRRFRNVRRIGPVNVASYLDRGKNRHLAACTAPRCDFSAEYDSRAAAELAARTHHCSA from the coding sequence ATGCACCGGCGCTTCCGCAACGTCCGCCGCATCGGACCCGTGAACGTCGCCTCCTACCTCGACCGCGGCAAGAACCGCCACCTGGCCGCCTGCACCGCACCCCGCTGCGACTTCTCCGCCGAGTACGACAGCCGGGCCGCCGCCGAACTCGCCGCCCGTACCCACCACTGCTCGGCCTGA
- a CDS encoding DUF2637 domain-containing protein: MRAHLVRVDAVIVQAVIAGALSFSHLHDLASAAGQGGWKAWAYPVSVDLLLVAAWRRMRQPQRAGQAAGGPRLWFVVALAASLGANIATAGLLDLDHVPAPLRVVVAGWPAVAFFGGTLLAHTPHDPAVAASPVPDTSTQPRPAPATDDETGRTASPAPLTDSAPPPELTTTAEPNDSPALIPAPVVAVPLPPALVDRVRALADEHRSATGRPADPDAVRARLGLPPSMTASVAAHL, translated from the coding sequence ATGCGTGCCCACCTGGTCCGCGTGGACGCCGTGATCGTCCAAGCCGTCATCGCGGGCGCCCTGTCCTTCTCACACCTGCACGACCTGGCCTCGGCGGCCGGACAGGGCGGCTGGAAGGCGTGGGCCTACCCGGTGAGCGTCGACCTGCTGCTGGTCGCCGCCTGGCGTCGGATGCGCCAACCACAGCGAGCGGGACAGGCGGCCGGGGGGCCGCGGCTGTGGTTCGTCGTTGCCCTGGCCGCATCCCTCGGCGCCAACATCGCCACCGCCGGACTCCTCGACCTGGACCACGTTCCTGCCCCGCTCCGTGTCGTGGTCGCGGGCTGGCCCGCTGTCGCCTTCTTCGGCGGCACGCTCCTGGCCCACACCCCACACGACCCGGCGGTGGCGGCCTCCCCGGTGCCGGACACGAGCACGCAGCCGCGCCCTGCCCCGGCCACGGACGACGAGACCGGCCGGACCGCGTCACCGGCGCCGCTCACCGATTCGGCGCCTCCTCCCGAACTGACCACCACCGCCGAACCGAACGACAGCCCGGCCCTGATCCCAGCACCCGTGGTCGCTGTCCCGCTGCCGCCCGCCCTGGTCGACCGCGTCCGGGCCCTGGCCGACGAACACCGCTCGGCCACCGGCCGCCCCGCCGACCCCGACGCCGTACGGGCCCGGCTCGGCCTGCCCCCGTCCATGACCGCATCCGTCGCCGCCCACCTCTGA
- a CDS encoding FtsK/SpoIIIE domain-containing protein: protein MTDIVRVLLPVLLVLVALLVVRRRMPVVFWWLVGYPVVALRVLASYRATMDACGLTVPASAVRRATARMMGRQAAPVPPRRSFPRPTGSGLVMRLRMAAGQAPEDFAASADRLRHAWGAHAVHVRPTKPGRLELRLVGWDVLADVRPARRRLVSGPLRLPLALREDGEWHVRDFRTVPHELILGATQSGKSVYLRNLLCGLARQRVVLVGIDCKWGVELAPFAPRLSALADNPDRANELLDALLEEMEARFRLIGLGGGAGPDAVLTSDVWGLPEAVRPVPVVIVVDEVAELFLAASKDDEKRRDAMVTKLIRLAQLGRAAGIYLEVCGQRFGSELGKGATMLRAQLTGRVCHRVNDESSANMALADISPEAALAATAIPAERPGVAVVGDSSGGWSRVRSPHLSLEDAAAVCRDTSALVPELPRLDAFRPVVAVEFAGPASTAVAVPTVRPVTE, encoded by the coding sequence ATGACCGACATTGTGCGAGTGCTGTTACCGGTCTTGCTGGTCCTGGTCGCGCTGCTGGTGGTCCGCCGTCGTATGCCGGTGGTGTTCTGGTGGCTGGTCGGGTATCCGGTCGTCGCGCTGCGGGTGCTCGCCTCGTACCGGGCGACGATGGACGCCTGCGGCTTGACGGTTCCGGCCTCGGCAGTGCGTCGGGCCACCGCCCGGATGATGGGGCGGCAGGCGGCGCCCGTACCGCCTCGCCGTTCGTTCCCGCGGCCAACCGGGTCGGGTCTGGTGATGCGGTTGCGTATGGCGGCCGGGCAGGCGCCCGAGGACTTCGCGGCCTCGGCCGACCGGCTGCGGCACGCCTGGGGCGCCCATGCCGTGCACGTGCGCCCCACCAAGCCGGGGCGGCTCGAACTGCGACTGGTCGGCTGGGATGTGCTCGCTGATGTGCGTCCCGCCCGGCGACGGCTGGTGTCCGGTCCGCTCCGCCTGCCGCTGGCGCTGCGGGAGGACGGTGAGTGGCACGTACGGGACTTCCGTACCGTGCCGCACGAACTGATCCTCGGCGCTACACAGTCCGGCAAGTCCGTCTACCTGCGCAACCTGCTGTGCGGCCTGGCCCGGCAACGGGTGGTGCTCGTCGGCATCGACTGCAAATGGGGCGTCGAACTCGCGCCCTTTGCGCCCCGGCTGTCCGCGCTGGCTGACAACCCGGACCGGGCGAACGAACTCCTCGACGCGCTGCTGGAAGAGATGGAAGCGCGGTTCCGCCTGATCGGGCTCGGCGGCGGGGCCGGTCCGGACGCCGTACTCACCTCGGACGTGTGGGGGCTGCCGGAAGCGGTGCGGCCGGTACCGGTCGTGATCGTCGTGGATGAGGTCGCGGAACTGTTCCTCGCCGCGAGCAAGGACGACGAGAAGCGTCGGGACGCCATGGTCACCAAGCTCATCCGCCTGGCCCAGCTCGGCCGCGCGGCCGGCATCTACCTGGAGGTGTGCGGGCAGCGCTTCGGCTCCGAACTCGGCAAGGGCGCGACCATGCTGCGGGCCCAGTTGACCGGCCGTGTCTGCCATCGCGTCAATGACGAGTCGTCGGCGAACATGGCGCTGGCCGACATCTCCCCGGAAGCCGCGCTGGCTGCCACCGCCATCCCGGCTGAGCGGCCCGGCGTCGCGGTCGTCGGTGACTCCTCGGGCGGCTGGTCCCGAGTCCGCTCACCACACCTCAGTCTCGAAGACGCGGCCGCTGTCTGCCGCGACACCTCGGCCCTGGTGCCGGAACTGCCCCGGCTCGACGCCTTCCGGCCCGTCGTCGCCGTCGAGTTCGCCGGGCCGGCCTCTACGGCCGTTGCCGTGCCCACCGTTCGACCGGTGACCGAGTAA
- a CDS encoding integrase, with protein sequence MNVALGSLPAEPGQENEDFAAVAPGAAVLLDGAGVAGAETGCTHGIAWFSSTLGGLLLSSITAHPVRPLVDCLTDSIRVVRSLHEDSCDLTYRASPTSTVVAVRTGADALEYLVLGDSTLLLTDKAGKTAAITDQRLDEVGKRLRGPVDALPTGSHEHSAALAEYRDALTGLRNRPDGFWIAGPDPRAAEHALTGAVPLRSLTSVTLLSDGATRLVDSFALADWEELVPVLGSFGPDELIRRVREAEGGDPNGRRWPRGKVRDDATALHWVLL encoded by the coding sequence GTGAACGTCGCCCTCGGCTCGCTGCCTGCCGAACCGGGACAGGAGAACGAGGACTTCGCGGCCGTCGCTCCCGGCGCGGCCGTCCTCCTCGATGGTGCTGGCGTAGCCGGGGCGGAGACCGGATGCACGCACGGCATCGCGTGGTTCTCCTCGACGCTGGGCGGGCTGCTGCTGAGCAGCATCACGGCACACCCCGTCCGGCCACTCGTCGACTGCCTCACCGACTCAATCCGGGTCGTCCGGTCCTTGCACGAGGACAGTTGCGACCTGACCTACCGGGCCAGTCCGACCAGTACGGTCGTCGCGGTCCGGACTGGCGCGGACGCCCTGGAGTACCTCGTACTCGGCGACTCGACTCTCCTCCTCACCGACAAGGCCGGGAAAACTGCCGCCATCACCGACCAGCGCTTGGACGAGGTCGGTAAGCGGCTGCGCGGGCCGGTCGACGCGCTGCCCACCGGCTCGCATGAGCACTCCGCTGCGTTGGCCGAGTACCGGGATGCCTTGACGGGGCTTCGCAATCGGCCGGACGGCTTCTGGATTGCCGGTCCCGACCCGCGGGCGGCCGAACACGCCCTGACGGGAGCGGTGCCGCTCCGCTCGCTGACGTCCGTGACGCTGCTGAGCGACGGAGCGACGCGCCTTGTCGACAGCTTCGCTCTCGCTGACTGGGAAGAACTGGTGCCTGTCCTCGGCTCGTTCGGGCCGGATGAACTGATTCGTCGCGTGCGAGAAGCGGAGGGCGGCGACCCCAACGGCCGGCGTTGGCCGCGTGGCAAGGTACGCGACGATGCGACCGCCCTTCACTGGGTGCTGCTGTAG
- a CDS encoding sigma-70 family RNA polymerase sigma factor, which translates to MSDELQRIMSIDDPYVLLREVTTRLADAQQEVTELARLRRRVVQDLHAQGLSYAQIAAKAGLSRGRIHQIRHTGPAPEGAFLAAGAVTVVTPLRWDEAKKRPVVAMADVNSGKRLEELAKSYGLDASSGHVSVSGEVDLNRDGLVVVCGPGMSQAMSDLYAQDPVLGWEHPEGAPWALVDRRTGTAYHAGADIEPYRPHDVGYLGRLARPDGKGSVLAIAGIHTAGSLGVVHLLASDLGALWGQVGERRFSTLVSVEYDPETDEPQSVELLCPLYLHDEEAPA; encoded by the coding sequence ATGTCGGACGAACTGCAACGGATCATGTCGATCGATGATCCATACGTGCTTCTGCGCGAGGTCACAACCCGATTGGCCGACGCCCAGCAGGAGGTGACCGAGCTGGCCCGCCTCCGCCGACGTGTGGTGCAGGACCTCCATGCGCAGGGGTTGTCGTACGCGCAGATCGCCGCGAAGGCCGGCCTCAGCCGCGGGCGGATCCACCAGATTCGGCACACCGGCCCGGCACCCGAAGGGGCCTTCCTGGCTGCGGGCGCCGTCACGGTCGTGACTCCGCTGCGATGGGACGAGGCGAAGAAGCGACCGGTCGTCGCCATGGCTGACGTGAACTCCGGCAAGCGCCTGGAAGAGCTTGCGAAGTCGTACGGGCTCGACGCCAGCTCCGGTCACGTAAGTGTGAGCGGTGAGGTCGACCTCAACCGGGACGGCCTTGTCGTCGTCTGCGGACCGGGTATGTCCCAGGCCATGAGCGATCTGTACGCCCAGGACCCGGTACTCGGCTGGGAGCACCCGGAAGGTGCACCGTGGGCACTCGTGGACCGCCGTACCGGCACGGCGTACCACGCGGGAGCGGACATAGAACCGTACCGTCCGCACGACGTCGGATACCTCGGCCGACTGGCCCGCCCGGACGGCAAAGGATCGGTGCTCGCCATTGCCGGCATCCACACGGCGGGTTCCCTCGGCGTCGTTCACTTGCTCGCCTCCGACCTCGGCGCGCTATGGGGGCAGGTGGGTGAGCGTCGCTTCTCCACCCTGGTGAGTGTCGAGTACGACCCTGAGACCGACGAACCGCAGTCCGTCGAACTGCTCTGCCCCCTCTACCTGCACGACGAGGAGGCGCCGGCGTGA
- a CDS encoding ATP-binding protein — translation MPAQWCRVFPGLPEEVAHARHFVASLLSDRGPVEDAVLVVSELATNAVRHTRSGSADGRFFVVVCLGDDLVRIEVVDQGGDRVPHLCHATDREEGGHGLRLIAAFAKNWGYTIRPGGRSVWAELVRVSA, via the coding sequence ATGCCTGCCCAGTGGTGCCGTGTCTTCCCTGGCCTGCCTGAAGAGGTGGCCCATGCTCGTCACTTCGTCGCCTCACTGTTGAGCGACCGCGGTCCCGTCGAGGATGCAGTCCTGGTCGTGAGTGAGCTGGCGACCAACGCCGTACGGCACACCCGGAGTGGATCGGCCGACGGCCGCTTCTTCGTGGTCGTCTGCCTGGGTGACGACTTGGTGCGTATCGAAGTTGTCGACCAGGGCGGCGACCGCGTGCCCCACCTGTGCCACGCCACCGATCGCGAAGAGGGAGGTCATGGCCTGCGGCTGATCGCAGCCTTCGCGAAAAACTGGGGGTACACGATCCGTCCCGGCGGGCGTTCTGTGTGGGCCGAACTGGTGCGAGTCAGTGCGTGA
- a CDS encoding helix-turn-helix transcriptional regulator: MGSERRERMRALGVRLRVLRTEAGLTGAVLAQRAGVGQPTVSKVETGRMVPSLDVLDRLSRALDLDESAVREVRDLLAAVAAAVDSDEPADPVPLAGLTVDEEVRSARLVRSFQCVVLPALLQSAEYARHVFDSAPHATPEAVGRAVAARVERQSVLYEPGRESVFVLTEAVLRTWPGTPALMLAQFDRLLAVESLSTVRLGVIPWRRPVPVLPRHGFTLCDRRAVVVETFDSERVTDDDADLTAYEEQFARFEETAIFGAEVRELLLRLMEEFRSLGGQPHPLEE, translated from the coding sequence ATGGGGAGTGAACGGCGGGAGCGGATGAGGGCGCTTGGTGTGCGTCTTCGGGTGCTTCGGACAGAGGCTGGCCTGACGGGTGCCGTACTGGCGCAACGGGCTGGCGTAGGGCAGCCGACCGTGTCCAAGGTCGAGACCGGGCGCATGGTTCCGAGCCTGGATGTACTCGACCGGCTCTCGCGTGCCCTCGACCTGGACGAGTCGGCCGTCCGTGAGGTGCGTGACCTCTTGGCCGCCGTGGCGGCTGCCGTGGATTCCGATGAACCGGCGGACCCTGTGCCCCTGGCGGGTCTGACCGTTGACGAAGAGGTGCGGTCCGCTCGGCTGGTGCGCTCCTTCCAGTGCGTTGTCCTCCCGGCCCTGCTCCAGAGCGCGGAGTACGCCCGGCACGTCTTCGACAGTGCGCCCCATGCGACCCCCGAAGCGGTTGGCCGGGCTGTTGCTGCTCGGGTGGAGCGGCAAAGCGTGCTGTACGAGCCAGGGCGGGAGTCGGTGTTCGTGCTGACGGAAGCCGTGCTGCGTACCTGGCCGGGAACTCCGGCGCTCATGCTCGCCCAGTTCGACCGGCTGCTGGCCGTCGAGAGCCTGAGCACGGTCCGGCTCGGTGTCATCCCCTGGCGCCGGCCGGTGCCGGTGCTGCCTCGTCATGGGTTCACCTTGTGCGACCGTCGGGCGGTCGTGGTGGAGACCTTCGACAGCGAGCGCGTCACGGACGACGACGCTGACCTGACGGCGTACGAGGAGCAGTTCGCGCGGTTCGAGGAGACCGCCATCTTCGGTGCTGAAGTGCGGGAACTGCTGTTGCGGTTGATGGAGGAGTTCCGGAGCCTGGGGGGACAGCCTCACCCCTTAGAGGAATAA